Within Rhipicephalus sanguineus isolate Rsan-2018 unplaced genomic scaffold, BIME_Rsan_1.4 Seq5626, whole genome shotgun sequence, the genomic segment TCATGTCATCTTATACGTGTTTGGGTACTTACAAAGTTAAGTAGATGGCCAGTCAGCctcggtggtccagtggttagggtgctcggctgctgacccgaagatgcggtcgcgtttcgatggaggcgaaatttcggAGCCCCCCAATACggggtccctcataattatatcctggttttgggacgtaaaatgtAATTAGGGAAACATCCTTAAGATAATATTAAGCAGACATTATGAagatattattatgaaaacgACCACGAGAGTGCCAAGGCGTAGGCGgttagagatagatagatagatagatagatagatagatagatagatagatagatagatagatagatagatagatagatagatagatagatagatagatagatagatagatagatagatagatagatagatagatagatagatagatagatagatagatagatagatagatagatagatagataacactCCTCGCAGGACGAGGAGTTTTATTTGCACTAGAAGATTTGTATCAtaatgtgaaccaactagcccacccatCTATCCTGACAACACCCCACCGACAAAGAGCATTGTGAGAGCAgtgtgtgagatataaaaggcacgtttgtaaatcTTCAAGAGTGTGtaacggtggcgcagtggatagcatgcccggcatctgttgttgcggaacaAGAGGTCGTGGATTCAACTCCCGTTGATGGAATTCCTTTCTTTAATTTTATTTGCCGTCTGATCATGTGTATTTTTCcgacgtcgtttccgtgacggaaatacctcagtGAAGTATTGGCGAAGCCAGGCATAAAGCAATTTCGTATTACAATGCAAAAAACGCCATATATATTTGCTTGCACACAGGCCTTTCAAGCGACACTTAGTACAAATTGGTTGCTTAACATATAAAGTGATTCAGAGTTGTTTTGGGTTGTCCAGCCTTTCCGTAATAAACCAGCTGGCATACTGCGAACTATGATGTGCGTTCAGTGGCTGCAGCGGAAATATGAAAATGCGCATATAAGATAGGTAAATTGATATCTCTGTTCGCAATATAAAGTACTATTGCTAAGCTATTTAGAGAAAATGATGAAACTTAGTTAAAATATTTTTCGCGATATGAGAACTACGCCAACGCGAGTACCTCTAAGGTTAAAGTATATCACGCGTGTACTGCCATACAGGCGCAGGAAGTGGACCACCGAAAGCCGCAACGTCCAAGTGGGCCAACAAAGCAGCCTCCACGCCATCCACCTTCCAAGGGTCGTCCACCGTGGAAGAAACCCAAGTATCCTCCAAAAGGTAATTTTTAGTAGCGGTCAACAGTACTTACACTAGCGAAAGGGCCCATTTCATTTGTAACAATAATGAGTATGCGAATGTCAGGGTATTTTCGCTTAGGTAGTATCGCTGAAGAAAGCCGTCGATGTGCTTACGTGTATTCGGGATACAGCGAGAAACTGAATAAATATTTTAAGTGAAAATGCAGGCTAGTGGCATAACGCTTGGGATGTGCGTAGAAGCCCTCTTTTCAACTCTCCCACAGCGAGTGTGCGTGCGGTTCAAACTAGACTTTCTGAGGGGATTGTTATAAATTTTGTAAAGTTTGTAAAATGATGTACTTAAGGAGTAAAAACTTATGATAATTTGCTTTGTTCATGAAGACTCAGAGGCTTGTCATTTTTATAAACATCAATGATGAACGCAGGCTGCCTAAGGTCGTTTTGTCGCCACTACAACGTTTTCTAAAGTTCGTCAGACTTCGCTAGCTGAGGTCCATTGCGGTGCTGTAAAAACATATGACAGCAAATAAAGCACTCTGCCAAGGCTATTCTACTGCAGTGTATAGTAATAATACTGTAAGTTGTTCATTCATACGCATAGGCTCCCGCTTGTTTTGGCATTTTTTTTCCAGCTGAGTCAAGTATGCATGGGATACCTTGCATGCACAGTGCAAACGTTATCTTGATAGCAGCTTTTTTTAAGAGAAGGAGCGTTCACAAACCTACAAATAGCAACGCAATTGTTTTACAAAGAAATTGCATGCCCAAGAGTAATGCTATCAACGTGCTGCGAATTACATTTCGCTGGTATTGGGACTTCACGGACAACAAGGTTTCGTTTAAGCAACAACCCGAACGACAAAATGACACGATCTCGCTAGGTATCTTATCGTAATGACTTCATGGACATACTCAAGTTCAAACTTTCTTACAATAATGTTTGAACTAATATGAAGGTTCAGTATCATAGAAAATCAGACTGCTAGTACCGAGTTTGGAGAACGAGAAGGGGATGTCAAAATGCCACCAAAATCACGTGAAAAACCCTTTAAGGAACGAAACCACGAACTAAACCAAAGAAAAAACTTTCAAAAGAAGCTGCAGCCACCCCCGAGCAAGCAGTATTGTCTCGTCCATTGCGAGATACCGAATGAGTTCGTTCTGTATGTAGCCTAAGGCTGAAcatgttttgtgtgtgttttcgaACAAACTCGCAGGGTCCGAAGAAGAAAATGAGACGGGAGGCGGGTCGACGAAAGGTCAGGGTGGAGGCGGATGGAAGCCGCCGAAACGTCCCTCGAAGCGGCCGCCAAGACCCAAATGGCCACCACAGAGGCCACCGAAAAAATGGCCAAAGCCACGTAAGTATCAATGTGTCTTCGCTGCGGGGAACGAAGCTGCGAAGGACGAAGAACAGAAATGGAAATGTATCGCGTGAGCACGTGTAAATGACCTCTCTGTCTGCGAGGAAACGTGCGAATTTTCGAACATCCTGAAAGAACATTTTATAAACCGCTTTTATTGCTGTAACTGTCTCCTCAAAAAcactaagcaaaaaacaaaaaagtaacTATCCACACTATTGCTGCGAGCTGCTGCAACAAATAAACGCATAAAGTCATTTCCATTCCGCATCCTAACACAAATCGCGCAATATTCTCTCGGCAGCATTTGTGAACCTAAAATCACgtacagattttttttatttcagcttcAAAAGGACCAGGTCGTGGACACTGCGCtgcaagaatgagaaagaaaaaaggctgcGGTGATTATGAAGGCATGTGGTATAACAATGGCGAATTCTATACTTGCAGTCGGGTGCGAAGAGGGGGCTGCCCAACTCTAGGTTCATTTTTCGCAACCTGCGAAGAATGCATGGAGGCATGTCACCGTAAGTAGCCGCACGATCGTTTTTTTCTCCACCTTAGTAACAGTTGGTTTTAGCATGTGAAAATTGTGCGTtccacgcaggggcgtagccagaaacttttttcgggggggggggttcaaccatacattgtGTTCCACGGTTACACTCCTGACACCTAGACCACAAGCGTCCACTGCGCTTCAACGTTGAagaatattattattagaagagaGCTTTGATAGCTTGTATAGGCCAACTTCTTCATCACCTTTCTCTTCTCCCTATTCTGCTTCGCTCATAGAAAGACACAAACTCAAATATGATAAAAGAAGAGAGCaaaaatgaatgtgatagcaaaaaGAGCGACCCGTGATCGACCCACTGCTACTCATCTGTCCCCCAGCAGAAACTACCGCGAGAACAGactgcggaagggcaaggttctccctacgCAAatttagaagaagcgagcgacctAGCCGACGAAttctaaatgcgcccgttgcgctcctcgcgccatctcgctcgtgatgaagaaacgcttataagcgcctgccatctctgagtcctgccagcggtaaagggtgtgtatataacgctcgccgttagctacctggcggtctgcgctttgtggcgtagtgcttAGCGCTATGCGTTGCGGatcgagaggtcgctggttcggttccgcgcttcggaagcatttttccgaattattttctttgggactttcatatatatatatatatatatatatatatatacggtgcatcacggcggcgacggcgacggcaaaaaccagccgacactgtcatataattgctatcgtaataaaatagCCATGTGTAATATGGTGTAGCAAGGAGTAGGAAAGAGATAGGTGAGAGtgtgaaagcctagccaagccaggccgagctaggtgcccaccagctttgctgtgacccagccttgcacgacttaggtcagctgcgctcattttttttctctcgctagGATGTAGATCGCTTAGACAAACAAGCGAATTGATCGCTTGATCATTATTATTGTGGTTAGAGCAAATGAACTTGAAGTAAGCACCAAAAATGAAAATATGTTGTTTTTCAGCCGAAAAATTAAactagttatctctcacgtagaccaccatgCGTGCCTGAttcataggttcgcctattgccagggacatgcgcagataagtt encodes:
- the LOC119377750 gene encoding proline-rich protein HaeIII subfamily 1; the protein is MRLAKAQEVDHRKPQRPSGPTKQPPRHPPSKGRPPWKKPKYPPKGSEEENETGGGSTKGQGGGGWKPPKRPSKRPPRPKWPPQRPPKKWPKPPSKGPGRGHCAARMRKKKGCGDYEGMWYNNGEFYTCSRVRRGGCPTLGSFFATCEECMEACHPRKIKQCQFMN